The Oncorhynchus nerka isolate Pitt River linkage group LG13, Oner_Uvic_2.0, whole genome shotgun sequence sequence AAGGAGATCCATGGAGGGGGATGTAACACAGCAGTGATGTGCAACCTTGGCAATGAAATCCACCTCATGATTGGGGTATGGTTGTGCGCAAGTAACTGCACTGCTTTGTTTCAAAAGATTTGTATGTAAAATGCAAAGATAAATCCTTGAAAACATAATGCGAGAACTGCTGCCGATAATGGGAAGTTAGACTTTTATTCATCAAGTAGGCTATTCATACAGTATTTATTCAATTGTAACATTTTAACTTTATAGCTTCTCGCATGACTGATGTGGTTATGCGTTCTTTTTGCGTAGGCGGACGGGGAAGCTGTTCTAACCCACTGGAGATTGGATCATAGTCAGGGCAcgatgtctctctgtcagtccctGGACTCCAGCCTAATACCAGGTAGTTTTAATAACATTTAACTGTCTGGCTTTGGTTAAAGCTACACTACTTTTCTCCCTGAATTGCTTATGTATGTTATCAATAGTTAGGCTATAGCATTATTTTGAATTGTTGTGTATTAATGTTGCAGTCAAATTTTGCCCTTATCTGTATTGTAGGGGTGAGAAAGATTCTGGTGGTGGACAATCTCATGTATGTTCTTAGCACAGAGGTGAGTCCAGCTGTATGAATCTCCATCAATCAGTTTATAATTTAATTATTTAGCTGTTTTGGTCATTAGAACATTTTAAAGTTGGACATTCATCTTTCTCTACCTTTCAATTGGTCTTAGAACATTCTGAGTCTTTGGGACCTGCATTTCCTGGTGATGGTGTGCTGCTGGCCTGACCTCTCCATCCATGACTTCCTACTCATCACAGAGTGTGACTCTGCTTCAATAGCCACGTATGTGTTCACTTCAATGCTATACTATTGTTAGACCTATACTATTTCTATTAACATGATGTAATGTTTAATTTTTAAATGCTTGTGCTGTAatgattttgaaaacaaaacctcTCCTCTTCATAGGCAAGAAAGTGCCAGCACAAAAATCATTACATTGACCATGCAAGACAAAAGCCAGGTAActccagtctgtctctatggtttCTAGACAGTTACTTGTTAGTAATAGTCCCATCATGTACATACATTAATGCTCCTCTGGTATAAATAGTTGTAAGAATCATCTGAGGTCCTCTCTGACTGTGTTTGTTGATGGCAACACCCTGTTTTGTTATCCTTAGATGAGGAGCCTGCAGGTGCGTTCTCTTCCCTCCATGACTGTCCTCTATTCTCTGGAGGTCTCCTCTACAGCCTGCCTGGTACAGACAAGAATAAGCACGGTAAACCATACATAATTATAATCCACTCTGATTGCATCAGATATCAGGTTCAAAAAGTACACCAAATTCAAAATGTGCCTGATTGTAACGCATTGGAatggaatttcagtgtacttcctgaatttaaatggaattgacttTCCCAGCCCTGTCATATCACACCATATTACAATACCCACGTAGCGAAGGATAATGGAACAATAAGTCATTGTTATTTTACTTTAGATTATGAAAGTCTGTCAGAGCTTCAGCATCCTACCCAacctcagtacattgtttttatCCTTCTGAATTTCAGGACACTATATATTTGCTAGAGGGGATTTATGAGAATTCACAAAAGTAAGTGTTTCTTTGGTTGTTTAAGGACACTAGAGTTTCCCTGAGTAAATACTCAGGTGGTGGAGTTTCACAAATAACTTTGAATAACAGTGAATTGATGTGTAAATGCAATTCTCTTTTTTTTCTGACAACTAGCTCTGAGGAGCATATATCCTCTGTCGTCATGAGATGCTTCACAGAGGCTTTGCCTGAGAACAGGTATAGTAGTGTCATCACGCACACAGCATATTTCCATATCCTTGCACTAGTTACATACAAGATGTCAGTATCAGTAAACACACATTTTTTTGTCCCCAGACTCAGCAGACTTCTCTACAAACACAAATTTGAGGAGGCAGAAAAGTTTGCCATAGCATTTGAGCTTGATGTTGAGGTTGGTGTAATTTTTCTGGGGTTGAAAATGTATTCTAACTAAAATGAATAATAAATGTACTTGACTGACCTGCCTCCTTGACCACCCAGCTTGTCTATAAGGTGAAGCTGGATTTTGTGCTGGAGCAGCTGGCGTCAGCCTCTGTAGGTGGCAATGGGCAGGATGTATGGTCTGACCTGGTGGAGGAGGCAAAGACCAACCTGATGAAGATCATGGTGAGTTttatcgggggggggggggggtgtgtgtatataacaaagCAAGATCAGACAGCCAGCTAACTTTCCTTAATATTCTGGAATATAAACATTGAATCTATAAACAAATAGACTTGAAAATGGGGATGGTATAATTCTCAAACTTTGACTGGTGTCAGAGAAGGGTATACGTTTGAATCACAAGCTGGCAAACCTACAGTAGATAGGGCCACAGTGTAATGATGTGCTATTTAACAGTGTGCAGGCCTTCTTGTTCCATACCAGTGTTCTTAAACAAGCCATCTACATTTTCAAATGTAAAAATTCCTTGAAAGGTTGAGATCAAATAAGTACACTGTGCTCATTGacgagtgtgtttgtgtgtcaggaTGAGCAGTATGTGGTGGAGTACTGCCTCAAGGCTCCGTGGCCGACCTTTGACACTGCAGAGAAGATGCTGAACCATGCTGCCTCCCGCTGCCCCTCCTCACAGATCCAGGAGGCTCTGGCTAGACTCGCCACCTTCTGCTGTCTCCACAGCCTGGACAAGTTCAAGTATGTTCAATTTGACTGTAATTCTATGCCTGGCTTGCTAAAGGGTATtgagtatatgtatgtatgtatgtatgtgtaaatTAGTGCCATGCCTGTACtttcattcggaaagtattcagacaccttgactttttccacattttgttacattacagccttattctaaaatggattaaataaaaacaattcctcatcaatctacacacaatcggggcggcagggtagcctagtggttagagcgttggactagtaaccggaaggttgcaagttcaaaacccccgagctgacaaggtacaaatctgtcgttctgcccctgaacaggtagttaacccactgttcctaggccgtcattgaaaataagaatgtgttcttaactgacttgcctggttaaataaaggttaaaaaaataccccataatgacaaagcgaaaacaggtttttagaaattgtactaaatgtataaaaaaaacaacaTACCGGTTAATACCGACCCTTTGCTATTGTAACAgtttagcttccgtccctctcctcgcctctacctgggctcgaaccaggaaccttcttcacacatcaacaactgcctcccacgaagcatcgttgcCCATCGCCTCAAAAAAAACGTgactcttgcagagcaaggggaacaacaacttctaggtctcagagcgaaaaaaaaacatttaaccaaatctacacacaataccccacaatgacaaagcgaaaactagtttttatacatttgcaaatgtgttaaaaataaactgataccttatttacataagtattcagaacctttgctatgatactcgaaattgagctctgatgcatcctgtttccattgattgaccttgagatgtttctacaacttggagtccacctgtggtaaattcaattgattggacatgatttggaaaagcacacacctgtctaaataaggtcccacagttgacagtggatgtcagatcaggttgaaggaattgtctttagagctctgagacaggattgtgtcgagccacaggggaagggtaccaaaatatttctgcagcaagAACatagtgtcctccatcattcttaaattgaagaggtttggatccaccaagactcttccttgagctggtcgcccggccaaactgcaCAATCGGTtgagaagggacttggtcagggaggtgactaagaacccaatggtcactctgacagagctccagaattcctctgtggagatggttgtccttctggaaggttctcccatctttacagcactccaccaatcaggtctttatggtagagtggctagatggaagctgctcctcagtaaaaggcacatgacagcctgcttggagtttgcctaaaggactcagaccatgagaaacaaggttctctggtctgatgaagaggagtctagtcaggatcgagggaaagatgaacggagcaaagtacagagcgatccttgatgaaaacctgttccagagtgctcaggacctccgactggggaaAAGGTTCATGTTTCAGCAGgaatgtcctcgagtggcccagccagagcccggacttgaacccgatctaacatctctggagagacctgaaaatatctgtgcagcgatgctccccatcgaACTTGACGGAGCTTTAGAGgctctacagagaagaatgggagaaactccccaaattcagATGTTCCAAACATGTAGCGTCATAccgaagaagactcgaggctgtaatcgctgccaaaggtgcatcaacaaattactgagtaaagggtctgagtacttagtTATGCTAATGTGATATTGCAGTTTATTTTGAATACGTTTTGCAAAATTTCCTGAAAACCAGtgcttgctttgttattatggtgtattgtgtgtagattaagtaATCAAATAAAAGCaatttattccattttagaataaggctgtaacgaaaaGAAAAAAACTATGGaaaagttgaggggtctgaatacattcctaaTACACTGTTTAATTTCCTCCTGGTTGTTTCCCTCCAGTGGAATCTCCTGGATTGAGTTTCTGAACATCACAGACTACGTTGGGGACATGCTGTCCCACTTGAGAGAGGGAGACCTGAAGGGGGCCCAGCACCTTTGGCTTAGACACGAGGTAACACAAATTCACACAATCAACTGTTGCACCATAAGACATCTAATGGAGTTTCATATTTTTCTCTTGTAATATGTGGATTTTACTGGAAGATAATTGATATTTGTCTGCTGTTTCTGTGGTTATCCTGTAGGGAGAGATTGCAGTGCAGTTTGATGAGAGAGGTCTTGATGCTCTGCTCAGCTCCTTTCCAGAAGACCTTCCATCCCAGGACCTTTGTCTCTGGCTTAGGAGTGTCATTGTGCCCTTTGTTAGGAGAGTGGTACCTAGAGGACAGGTACAGTGGGCACTCACCATATTCTGTCAGGGCAGAAAACAGATCATGATGACATATGTTTTGATCAGTTTGTATTTCCAGTATTTGGTTGACAAGGCTTTTGAACAATGTGTTCGTAGAAAATCGTTGCGAGGTGGTTGGAGCAGAGGGCCAGGATTCTGGAGTTAACAGAAAAGGTAAAGCCAACACCTTTTCATTGCTAGACTTGAGGAATAATTCTGAGTGCCCTAGTCAATAACTTGACTGATGTAGGTGATCACACACTTAAACATTTCCACATGTCTTCTGCCCCTTCACACTATTCTGTTCCTATAGGGAGACTGGCCCCAGAATGGACTGAACTTGGCGGAACTTGGGTTGCCGTCGTTATGGATGTGGATACCTTCTGTAAGCTGCATTTTATCACCTCCTTTCCTTTGGTTACTTTCACTGTCATCCCCCTCACTTCCTATTCCCCTATGCGCTCTCAATTCATGCTCACTTTCAAACACTGGATGTCAAAATGTTATATGCTTAGTCATTGATTAGCAGGAAGTAACCTATCCTGTAATTGTGATTGGTGGTCTCAGGAGGATGACTATGGTTCAGAGGAAGTGGAGCACCTCAAGTCCCTGGTCTCTAACCTCCGCCAGCTGCTGGACCTCTACAACAAGTACAACTGCAGGCTCTCCCTGTCAGTCTTTGAGAAGGTCTGTGTGTGACAGCCATCTGGGGATTGTCTGATTTGGATTCTTATCTTGTCGTTTTAAATCTTGTTGAAATTCGTTATGTTATTGTACATGGTATCTCTCTTTATCTGCACTGTGGGTATGTTTAGGCAAGTATCCGCAGCGTAGCATTCCTCATGCTGGATAAGGTGCCTGCCCCAGAGCTGATCCCTGCCACGGTGGAGGGGAGTGTCGGGCCCTACAGCCTGGAGCACCAGCTGCCCCTGGATGAGCTGCTGCTTCAGTACATCAAGGTGTCTACCCATCTACCAGGAGACACACTTTACTATGCTTTCTACTTGGCTGCAAATTCACTTAGCTGCTCATATTGTAAATGGTTGTCACTCTGGATTGTTGATTGTCAGACATAATCTGGTTTGAGTCATTACGTGTCATTTTTGTCTTATTTTTCTCTCTATCCCACTAGGATCTGCTGGAGCGCTGCAGCTCACAGACCACTACGTTGTTCACAGAGTGGGAGGCCAAAGCTGTGGCTGTGCTTGGCTGCATCACGGCCACTGACGTGAGTTTATACACTAATTAACCACTTCCTGCCCTTCAAAGCTTGGCCACCAAATGGGATTGTAGATTTATGTACACGCCTTGATTGACATAGTATtcaactgtgctgtactgtgtacAGCTGGTGGTAGACGCTGTGCTGGAGATCATGCAGAAGGCCGTGGTGCCCTGGACTGAGGTAGTGGAGAGGCTGGTCCAACAGCACTTGGAGATGGTGGGACCCAAGTAAGACTTACTGATCTGATCCTCCTCTGGTAACTTGTTGTAGGCTTGTGGACTGCTTGGGTTCTAATCTTTCATAACCCATCCCACAGACAGGAGCTTCTGAAGGAAAGCTACCGTCTGATGGAGATGAGGAAGCTGCTCAGAGGCTACGGGATCCGCAACTTCAACCTCTCCAACAACACTCAAATCATGGTAGGACTTTCagggtgtgtacagtatgtagatgTGTATATTTATGTCATTTCTGATCCATGTTGATTCTCCCTTTGTAGACACTGGTGAGGTACATCCTCAAGCAGGACCTCCCCACCTCCCTGGAGGACTCTCTGAAGCTGGCTGGGGCCTACAAACTCCCCACCTCCCAGATACACATCTTATACCTCATCCAGCTGATTAGCCAGAGCAAGGTACAGTATGTGAGCCCAGCCTATAGCTCTTCCCATGGTGGCTGTTGCTTTCTGATGGGGAATCtcttttgttctgtgtgtttcaTGTGTGTAATGTCTGTGTTGCATCGAAATTGCAGAGCGAGCCATGTGTGACACTCCTGAAAAAGCTCGCCCCCGAGGAGGCGGAGTGTGTGATCGAGAGGCTGGCTAACTGGGCACGACTGGAGCTGCAGGACAAAGACCATGTGTCTGAGGAGGTGAGCCTCTCTCGGGAGCAGTAGGGGTGTATTTGCATTCAGCAGATTTAAGACTATTCCAGGTCTATCATACGTTTGTATTTGCATTGACATCTTCTTTTAATAGGTTTGATATCATTTAGAAATGGTGTTTAGTAGTGAGGTTCTGTACATGCCATTTCTCAATAGGAGTATACTCTTCATGCAGAGTCACTTGGGTTCTTATTGTGGCCAATTTCTAACAGCACAAGAAGCACCAGATGGTCGTAGCACAAGTGATGGTGGAGGCACTGACGTTCTTACAGCGGATCCAGAAAGGTTGTGGCAGCTTTTAAACTCTATCAATGTAATACTTGAAAAGACTGATTGCTAAACCTCCCAATATTGACATCATCTCTCGAAGAATTTAACATTCAGTGTATGAGGTCTTGATAAACTGTGAGTGTACCAGAGTTTGGGTGGATGTGCTAAGAAACCTTTACGCGTTAATGTTAATTCTCTCCTGTTTAGGGGATGCCTTTAAAAGTGTGGATTGCGAGAACAATCTGATGATGTTTAAGGCGATTGCTCACCTACAGGTAAGGTTCAATCATGGAATGATTTTGCAGAATGTGAGATGAAGGGCTCACCTGACTCACTGTTTCTGGTCTTTGACCTGTGCTGAAAGGATCCTAATCTACTACATTTACAGGAGGACTTTGACATCTTCCTCACCCCTAACAACTATGAGGACCCCAAGGTGCGAAAGCAGTTCCAGGAGTATCACATCACAGCCTATGAGAACACCCGTGCTCGAGGTCCCTCCAAGAGCAAGGTCACAGCCACCCCCATGGTGGCCAACGACCCTGACGGCAAGACCAAGAACATCTCCACTGAGGCTGGCCTCCGCCGCTTGGCACGGCAGCTCCAGCGCACGGAGCAGGAGCTGTGGGCTGACTTGGCCCTGCGTGCCCTGGGGGTCGGCAAGGTCGACAAGGCCCTCAAGATCCTCAGGTCAGGGGGAAGGGGAACCAAGTTTAGGGGGGTAGTAAAGGAAAGCAATGCCCATGTTCCTCACTTTTTTAAAATTTGAATGAAGGCTTGTCATAATCTGAATATCTCATCCACAACATTGAAGTGTTTGATGGTAGTGTGGGCCTTTGCACTAAATTAACTCTGGGTACCTCCCTAACTGTGTCTCTCACTCCTTTCAAACCCATGACCCTGTCCCCATAGTGAGCTGTATAAGCACCATGGTACCACCAGCACAGGGAAGGTACTTTTCAGTGCTGCCCAGAAGCTGTGCCAGATGCTGGAGGCAGACGTGCCCATGATCCTCCCTGAAGGCGTGGACCTCCCAGCAGTCATCCACAAGCTGGCCTGCCAGGCCGTCACTGTCTGCCACTCAGGTACTGTACAGCACTAACACCCTGAGCCTGGAGGTTAACCCAAGTCTTTATGGGAACTCACACATTTCATTTTAGAAGGTGCTTATCCTCCAATGGTTTAAGTGTAAGTAGTTCACATAAAGTGACACTGTATGACTTTAGCACCCTAGTAAGTGATACCTCTGACTTTTAGTATGTGCTCCCTATTCTTTCTTGTTTCTCTCAGACCTGCTCCTGGACTGTGTGGAGCTGTGTAAGAGCACACGGGCTGCCATGGATGTCTACCACCAGTGTCAGCTGTCAGACAACtatggcttcatagcaaaggtgaGTGCCAGTACGACACTTCACTTTTCCCCATCGGGCTACCAGATTCCTACCAGAGTCTTCAATGACAACCCTAATCAATAGATTATAATATTAGACATTCACTTAGTCTTTGTTCATGTTAGGTCATCAGGCTTTAATGTCACTGTCATGTGTTCAGGATTTGTCTCTGGCGGCTGAAAGGGACCCGTACTCCCAGTGGAGCTTCCAGGATGTCTTTAAAGAGGACTGCATCATCCTGGACCCTGTGTCTGTCCTGCCAGTCCAGTATGAGATCACCAACTGTCTGCTGCCCTTCTCCTCAGGTACCTAAAATCCTGCAGACTAAGTGTCTCGTATCTGGTATCTTTTTAACATTGTATCATGTGTGATGTTATACTACTTTATAATGCCCAAGCATTGTTATTGATTTGAATTGCATTTAACTCATGTTAATTCATGTTGCAGATAGAAAGCTTTACCCACTGGACTGCTCCTGTCTTTCTCACTGCTCTTTCCAACAAGGTAGCTACTGCAGTTTCCTCCAATTAATAGATGGATATAAATGCAGTTGTTATGCACCCTTAGCCTCATGTGTCCTTGTCCATGTGCAGATGCCAACTTCCTGAACCCGCTACTGGTGCCCCTGGCCTCCATGCATCAGATGCTGCAGGAGTGTAGTCAATTGGAGCTGGCCCTCAGACTGCTGGTCAACTCCTTTGGCAGCTGTCTGCAGCACGTCACCTCCAACATCATGAACATCAAGCTCGGCATTCAGGTATgatgactacagtacagtatcaatgTCATGATTATGTTTTTCAGGTGTTTTTAAGTGTTTTCTGTAGCAGAGGTATACTAATGTGGAATTTGTTGAGTGAGCAATTTTTTTGTAGCGTAAATGACGAACATACAAAAGATTACACCTGAAGTATAACAGTAGGATATCAGTGCAAGAGTTTTACCACATTTGTACAAAATAGAAAACAAACAATATAAAAAATGAAAGGGAAAAACCAGACTCGAAAACAGGAAAAAACCCAGTGTGGTTCATGTAGCCCTGTATGCCTCCTCACCTGGTGTTTTCCAGGTGTTTTGTACAGATAGTTTCATGTGTTAGTGAAGTAGACTAAGGAAATTGACATCAGTCAGGGGTGTACTGTAGTGTCTCACCTGGAACCATGAGCAAGCAGTCCCTTGATCAGTCTTTGCATTTCTGTTGATGTTGCTACATATCTCTGTCTAGATTTACACTTGTCTCACTGCAGCTGTGTCTGTTCTCTGGACCACTATTCTATATTGTGAAGGGAAGTATTTACATTTTACGTGTTCCCTTTTCAGCTCTATGGCCCGCAGGCCCTGCAAAAATATAGGGCGTGCTTGAGTGATTTGAGAACAACTACTCTGTCCTCTATCAATGCTGTTGCAGTTGCCCTCCTGCACAAGGTGATGTGAGACTATTGTCCTGGATTTCAGGGGAGGATGTCTGACATTCTTCTCTTCAATAAAATGACATTGTATTCCGGCCATGCTGTATGTATAATTTACAATCGACCTAACATTACTATAACAACTGGTGTTTTTACTCTGTGCAAAAGGTGTTTAACTGGAGAGTGGTGGATTGTGACCTGGCTATTGGACTCTGCACTCTCCTGTCCAAAACCGAGGTGTTTAAGATACTGTGGAAGGTGATCGACAACACTTGGCAAAACTATGATAAGATCTTGGTAAGATCTTTATACTTATATACTGTCATTATCTGTTCCATCTTGAATTGTTTGTCATTGTTTTGATTCATGTTGTGTGTGACAGTCGATATGTCCATGATTTTCAGGCTGTGGCTTTGGTGGGGGCCCATCTCTGTAACTTGTACAGCGAGCAGGAGGAGCGGAAGAagtttctctctgtcatcaccgACGCAGAGTGGGGGATCGAGCTGGGCAAATTAGGGGTGTGTTGATCttcaatgtttttttccccccctaTCTATTTAACATTTTGCAGTCTTTCAGACATGGCTGGTTTTTTGAAGAAATCACTATGTTAAACTTTGTGTTAATACCTGCTAATTAGGTGCATTCTTAACGTAATCTACCCTCCCTGCCTTGCGAAAGGACTCGGTTTAAAAgccttgtctctctcttcccagaTATCCATCCAGTCTGTGTTTCGTCAGTGTCCGGAGATGAAGAGGAACCTCATTCCTACCCTGGTGAAGAACAAGAACACCACCCCTGAGATTATCCTCCAGTACTGCAGGTGAGCTGTTATAGGAAGTCAACATGCTACTTCAATCTTTAGTTTTTGGGTCTGATACTACTGCATGCTTTGTAGTTGCCTATTGCTGTCTTGTGACGTTACGCTGTAATTAATGAGTGTATGTATGTCCTGTGTGTTCCTCCTACCTGCAGCACCTTTGATCTGAACAGAGACGAAGTGATAAACCAGTACATCACCACCCTgctgcaggaggaggaggaggggggaggggcagCAGACCCTGGGGTGGGCCAGGGGGAGCAGCCGCTAGGGCATGCAGACGCCCTGGAGAGAGCTCTGCAGATCATCCCTATGCTGCACAGCACCAGAAACCTCACCATCAGCCTCAGTGCTGCCATACTCAAGGTCTGAGCATACACAACTCTCAGCCTAGGTTTAGGGGTTGATGGTAGGACGTAATGATGTGTAGAGGAAATGGAGTGTTTAACTAGCTCTTGTGTTCCCTTTCCTCCTCAGCTAAGTCCATATAACTATGAGAGGATTGAGGGGTGCTCAGGATCATACAGACAGCTGATGAGCAGATCACCAGCATCTC is a genomic window containing:
- the kntc1 gene encoding LOW QUALITY PROTEIN: kinetochore-associated protein 1 (The sequence of the model RefSeq protein was modified relative to this genomic sequence to represent the inferred CDS: inserted 1 base in 1 codon), with product MWNDVELLINEDTNTGRLCNIREENSGLYQVDTLVKIASTEKVLSDPQLYSSSSSNCNIVVADSTVILFDLSYQTILLHLDFDSDVDTVDDCLDGHFLVVCERNGNLHLIYVPQKSTLLTIALLKNVPSGKEKTYRHLILQEDKTSFGVYHLFLLTQDGFFHITNLALEKIQIAIEKMDIGALKELQSRFKTDFCSTKEIHGGGCNTAVMCNLGNEIHLMIGADGEAVLTHWRLDHSQGTMSLCQSLDSSLIPGVRKILVVDNLMYVLSTENILSLWDLHFLVMVCCWPDLSIHDFLLITECDSASIATQESASTKIITLTMQDKSQMRSLQVRSLPSMTVLYSLEVSSTACLVQTRISTDTIYLLEGIYENSQNSEEHISSVVMRCFTEALPENRLSRLLYKHKFEEAEKFAIAFELDVELVYKVKLDFVLEQLASASVGGNGQDVWSDLVEEAKTNLMKIMDEQYVVEYCLKAPWPTFDTAEKMLNHAASRCPSSQIQEALARLATFCCLHSLDKFNGISWIEFLNITDYVGDMLSHLREGDLKGAQHLWLRHEGEIAVQFDERGLDALLSSFPEDLPSQDLCLWLRSVIVPFVRRVVPRGQKIVARWLEQRARILELTEKGDWPQNGLNLAELGLPSLWMWIPSEDDYGSEEVEHLKSLVSNLRQLLDLYNKYNCRLSLSVFEKASIRSVAFLMLDKVPAPELIPATVEGSVGPYSLEHQLPLDELLLQYIKDLLERCSSQTTTLFTEWEAKAVAVLGCITATDLVVDAVLEIMQKAVVPWTEVVERLVQQHLEMVGPKQELLKESYRLMEMRKLLRGYGIRNFNLSNNTQIMTLVRYILKQDLPTSLEDSLKLAGAYKLPTSQIHILYLIQLISQSKSEPCVTLLKKLAPEEAECVIERLANWARLELQDKDHVSEEHKKHQMVVAQVMVEALTFLQRIQKGDAFKSVDCENNLMMFKAIAHLQEDFDIFLTPNNYEDPKVRKQFQEYHITAYENTRARGPSKSKVTATPMVANDPDGKTKNISTEAGLRRLARQLQRTEQELWADLALRALGVGKVDKALKILSELYKHHGTTSTGKVLFSAAQKLCQMLEADVPMILPEGVDLPAVIHKLACQAVTVCHSDLLLDCVELCKSTRAAMDVYHQCQLSDNYGFIAKDLSLAAERDPYSQWSFQDVFKEDCIILDPVSVLPVQYEITNCLLPFSSDRKLYPLDCSCLSHCSFQQDANFLNPLLVPLASMHQMLQECSQLELALRLLVNSFGSCLQHVTSNIMNIKLGIQLYGPQALQKYRACLSDLRTTTLSSINAVAVALLHKVFNWRVVDCDLAIGLCTLLSKTEVFKILWKVIDNTWQNYDKILAVALVGAHLCNLYSEQEERKKFLSVITDAEWGIELGKLGISIQSVFRQCPEMKRNLIPTLVKNKNTTPEIILQYCSTFDLNRDEVINQYITTLLQEEEEGGGAADPGVGQGEQPLGHADALERALQIIPMLHSTRNLTISLSAAILKLSPYNYERIEXVLRIIQTADEQITSISISQAIGLLQHLKSYKRISPPTDLESSHLLENGLEPSALANIRLPFHLLMQTTSYWKILSPELSEETFPTLLLISKLMKVSVDKLYMSAVNHVFEKSMKPLLLEQHKRRQKHTSSKETFKVAKTIMGYIHCIQNPEWAAATAHKIAQELPPGIEKTQSLKFCLALGDSWLKDPKLEEAARTRVETFLSKLKLQFQRSATENVLMSSQLNSPEHLKLTGQPARLIVILYEHSSVEQRFRGSAGQTHPDIHAVCKEIAAINSVDFLKIRSMLLEKWICKTGPAVAKDINNQDCVNDIQEDSDLMRVVYLLQIYSMDVGVCLLSPILSAETWPLSSSGPRLTFCHRSRALLCLIHIADPTTLETQLHIPKTQVQYYLKCYIYLSQLEDLNIPYTVESFLNSPKEGMVKGLWKNHSHEPQAVRLVADLSLEYQVFDPQLWNGLLQKLLGFNMISDLQKVLEALGAVPSLWQVSSFSRTWRSMILAPFVSASLPLSPQQQATLYRTFVLLLKCPFLLNLDLIGIANRFAQFSLPGFALGALLLIPCAKRKGQQIQGLLSACNPITILEQLDEHMNTGELAGVPSQIRDTVLMFICQNRQYQKLWKTKHFNLLKQHIVSSGDSNQVKNLVDYLISHSCEEDANSLAHEYLKHRERKGKLIPDMSPASSALKRFLSIDIDK